A portion of the Oncorhynchus gorbuscha isolate QuinsamMale2020 ecotype Even-year linkage group LG07, OgorEven_v1.0, whole genome shotgun sequence genome contains these proteins:
- the LOC124039924 gene encoding fructose-bisphosphate aldolase A-like, with protein MPHAFPFLTPDQKKELSDIAHKIVAKGKGILAADESTGSVAKRFQSINTENTEENRRLYRQLLFTADERAGPCIGGVIFFHETLYQKTDAGKTFPQHVKSRGWLVGIKVDKGVVPLAGTNGETTTQGLDGLYERCAQYKKDGCDFAKWRCVLKITSTTPSRLAIMENCNVLARYASICQMHGIVPIVEPEILPDGDHDLKRTQYVTEKVLAAMYKALSDHHVYLEGTLLKPNMVTAGHSCSHKYTHQDIAMATITALRRTVPPAVPGITFLSGGQSEEEASINLNIMNQCPLHRPWAITFSYGRALQASALKAWAGKPGNGKAAQEEFIKRALANSLACQGKYVSSGDSAAAGDSLFVANHAY; from the exons ATGCCTCACGCATTCCCCTTCCTCACTCCTGACCAGAAGAAGGAGCTTAGTGACATTGCTCACAAGATCGTCGCCAAGGGCAAGGGAATCCTCGCCGCTGATGAGTCTACCG GCAGCGTTGCCAAACGCTTCCAGAGCATCAACACTgagaacacagaggagaacaggagactgtaCCGTCAGCTGCTCTTCACCGCTGACGAGCGCGCCGGTCCTTGCATTGGTGGTGTCATCTTCTTCCACGAGACCCTGTACCAGAAAACCGATGCCGGCAAGACCTTCCCTCAGCACGTCAAGTCCAGAGGCTGGCTGGTAGGCATCAAGGTTGACAAAGGTGTCGTCCCCCTCGCCGGAACCAACGGAGAGACCACCACCCAGG GTTTGGATGGCCTGTATGAGCGTTGCGCCCAGTATAAGAAGGACGGTTGCGACTTCGCCAAGTGGCGTTGTGTGCTGAAAAtcacctccaccaccccctctcgcCTTGCTATCATGGAGAATTGCAATGTCCTGGCCCGTTATGCCAGCATATGCCAGATG CACGGCATTGTCCCCATTGTTGAGCCCGAGATCCTCCCCGACGGTGACCATGACCTGAAGCGCACCCAGTACGTGACTGAGAAGGTCCTGGCCGCAATGTACAAGGCTCTGTCCGACCACCACGTCTACCTGGAGGGTACCCTCCTGAAGCCCAACATGGTCACTGCTGGACATTCCTGCTCACACAAGTACACCCACCAGGACATCGCCATGGCCACCATTACCGCCCTGCGCCGTACCGTGCCCCCAGCAGTCCCTG GCATCACCTTCCTGTCCGGTGGCCAGTCTGAGGAGGAAGCCTCCATCAACCTGAATATCATGAACCAGTGCCCCCTGCACAGGCCATGGGCCATTACTTTCTCCTATGGCCGTGCCCTCCAGGCATCCGCCCTTAAGGCATGGGCTGGCAAGCCCGGGAACGGCAAGGCTGCCCAGGAGGAGTTCATCAAGAGAGCACTG GCCAACAGCCTGGCCTGCCAAGGCAAGTATGTTTCTTCCGGAGACAGCGCCGCTGCTGGAGATTCACTGTTCGTGGCCAACCATGCTTATTAA